Genomic segment of Bacillota bacterium:
GGCGTGAAGGGCAGGGGGATGGAGAAGGCCGCAAGGGCGGCGATCAGCGCCGCCATGAGGCCGACGCGGGCCGCCCGCCCCGGCCAGCCGGAGGGTCGCGCGGGTGCACCCGGGCGTGAGTCGCCTGTCGACATCGGTGTCGCCACCTCCCAGGCCGTCCCGTGCCGGGCGGCCGTGGATCGCACCCTATATACTAACGTTGCGGGCGAGAGTCCCCGCTTCGCCGGAGGCGAAGGGAGGCGAGAGCATGGCGGAGGCGACGCTGCCGACCGAGGAGCAGATCCTGAACGCACTCCGCGTGGTCAACGATCCCGAGATCGGCCTCAACGTGGTCGACCTCGGCCTGGTATACGGCGTCGACATCGACGACGAGGGGAACGTGCAGATCCGCATGACGCTCACCTTCCCCGGCTGCCCGCTGGGCGACCAGGTGACCCAGGACGTCCAGGCGGCGCTCTCCATCGTGCCGGGGGTGCGCGACGTCCGGGTCGAGATCGTCTGGGAGCCCCTGTGGACGCCGGACATGATGAGCGAGGACGCCAAGCGGGCGCTCGGCTGGGCCATGTAGGCCTCCCGGCCGACCGCCCGCCGGCGGAGGAGATGCCGCTCAGGCGCGGGAACGGAGCATGTCGAGGAGCTGGCGCGCGGCCGCCCGGGTCATGCCGGGGACGCGCGCCAGCGCTTCCTCTCCCGCTTGCTCCATCGCCTCCAGCGAGGGGAAGGCGCGCAGGAGCGCCTTGGTCCGCTTGGGGCCGATGCCGGGGACGCCCTCCAGCAGCGAGCGGAGGGTGGCGCGGCTGCGGCGCTGGCGGTGGTAGGTGATGGCGAAGCGGTGCGCCTCGTCGCGGCTCCGCTGGACCAGGTGGAGCGCGGGCGAGTCGGCGGGCAGGATGATCGGGTCGTTCCGGTCGGGCGCGAAGAGCCACTCCTTCTCCTTGGCGATGCCGAAGGCGGGGATCCGCCCCGGGTCGGCGCCCGCCAGGCGCATCGCCTCCAGGGCGGCGTTCAGCTGGCCCTTGCCGCCGTCGACGAGGAGGAGGTCGGGAAGCGGCAGGAACTTGGGATCGCGCTCCACCAGCGCCCGGCGGAAGCGGCGGTAGATCACCTCGCGCATCGCATCGTAGTCGTCCGGCCCCTCCAGCGCCTGGGTGCGGAAGCGGCGGTAGTGGCTCCGGCTCGGCTTGCCGTCGGTGAAGACGACCATGGAGCCGACCGGCTCCTCGCCCTGGGTGCTGGAGATGTCGAAGCACTCGATGCGGTGCGGCGGGCGGGGCAGGTCGAGCCAGTCCCGGAGCTGCTCGACGGCGCCTTCGGTGGAGGCGCGGCGGCGGGCCCACTCCTCTTCCTCCCGCTCCACCAGGAGCTGTGCGTTCTTCCGCGCCATGGCCGCCAGCTCCCGCCGGGGCCCCCGCCTGGGCACGCGGACCTCCAGCCGCGGCGAGCCGGCCAGGTCGCGGCGCCGGAGGCGGAGCCACTCGCGGATCGCCTCCCGCTCGTCGATGGGCTGGTCCAGGAGGACCTGCGGCGGGATCTGCGCCGCCTGCGCGTAGTACTGCTTGACGAAGGCGCCCAGCACCTCGGCGTCGGACTCGCCCTCGACGCCGGTCAGGTCGAAGGCGGCCTCGTCGACCACCTTGCCCTCGCGGACGTAGAGCACCTGCGCCCAGACGGCGTGCTCGCCGCGGCCGAGCGCGATCACGTCGGCGTCCTCCAGCGCCTGGCTGACGATCTTCTGGCGCTCGGTCACCTGGCGGAGGGCGGCCAGCTGGTCGCGGTAGACGGCCGCCTGCTCGTACCGCTCTTCCTCGGCGGCCTCGAACATCCGCTTCTCCAGCCGCTGGATCAGCTCGCCCCGCCGCCCCTCCAGGAAGGCCACCAGCTCCTCCATCATGGCGTGGTAGCTCTCCCGGTCCACGCGCCCGTCGCAGGGCGCCAGGCAGCGGTGGATGTGGAAGTAGAGGCAGGGCGGGCCGCCCTGGGCCAGCCGCCGGTCGGAGCAGCTCCGCCAGGGGAAGACCTTGCGCAGGGCGCGGAGCGTCTCGCGCACCGCCCCGGAGTTGGTGAAGGGGCCGAAGTACCGCGCCCCGTCGCCGCGCATGTTGCGCACCAGGCGGATGGTGGGCCACTCCGCGTTCAGGTCGACGCGCAGGTAGGGGTAGTTCTTGTCGTCGCGCAGGCGGACGTTGAAGCGCGGCCGGTAGTGCTTGATCAGGTTGCACTCCAGCGCCAGCGCCTCGGTCTCGGTGTCGGTGACGACCGTCTCGATGCGCGCGATCTGCGGCACCATGGCCGCCACCTTGGGCGTCAGGCCCGCCGGGTTGTGGAAGTACGAGCGGACGCGGTTCTTCAGCGAGACCGCCTTGCCGACGTAGATCACCTGTCCGGCCGCGTCGCGGAAGAGGTAGCAGCCGGGCTGGTCCGGCAGCTGCCGGAGCGTCTCCTGGATCTCGGGGCCGCCGGCTTGGGCCGTTGCCGTGCCGGACGTGATCTGCTTCTCACCCATGGCCGTTCCCATTGTATCGGAGGGGCGAGCGGCTGGCTCCGCACCCGCGGGCCGCGCGCTACGGCTCCCGTCCCCGGCCGTCCCCGGGGGCTAGAGAATCCCCTCCACCCGCCCGTCCTCGCCCAGGCGGACCGAGAGCGCTGCAGGATGGCGCGGCAGGCCGGGCATCGTCAGGATCTCCCCGGTCAGCGCCACCACGAAGCCGGCGCCGGCGCTGGGCCGGAGCTCCCGGACGTGGAGCGTCCACGGCCCCCGCGGCGTGCCGCCCAGCTTCGGGTCGTCGCTCAGCGAGTACTGCGTCTTGGCGACGCAGACCGGCAGCCGGTCGAGACCCGCCCGCTCCAGCTGGCGGAGCGCCGTCTCCGCCTCCTTGGCGTACTCGACGCCGGAGGCGCCGTACACCCGGCGCGCCAGGGACTCCAGGGTCTCGGTGACCGGCAGCGCCTCCCCGTAGAAGGGCCGGAACGGAGCCTCGCCCGGCGAGGCCGCCAGCGCCTCCAGCACCCGCTCCGCCAGCGCCAGGCCCCCTTCCCCGCCGCGGGCGTAGACCTCGCTCAGCGCCGCCGGCACGCCCTGCTCCGAACAGTAGGCCAGGACCCGCTCCAGCTCCGCCTCGCTGTCCGAGGGGAAGCGGTTGACGGCCACCACCACCGGCACGCCCATCTGCTCCACGATGCGGAGGTGCGCCCCCAGGTTGGGCAGCCCGCGCTCCAGCGCGGGCAGGTCCTCCCTCTCCAGCGCCTTCCTGTCGACGCCGCCGTGCAGCTTGAGCGCGCGGACGCTGGCCACCAGCACTACGGCCGAGGGGGTGAAGCCGCCTGCGCGGGCGGTGATGTCGGCGAACTTCTCGGCGCCCAGGTCGGAGCCGAAGCCGGCCTCCGTCACCGTGATCTCGGCGCTCGCCAGGCCGAGGCGCGTGGCCAGGATGCTGTTGGCGCCGTGGGCGATGTTGGCGAAGGGGCCGCCGTGCACCAGCGCGGGCGTCCCCTCCAGCGTCTGGACCAGGTTGGGCTGGAGCGCCGTCCCCAGCAGCGCCGCCATGGCGGGCGCCGCGCCCAGATCGGCGGCGGTCACCGGCTGGCCGTCGCGGCTCCAGCCGACGAGGATGCGGCCGAGCCGCGCCTCCAGGTCGGCGGTGCCGGAGGCGAGGCAGAAGACCGCCATCACCTCCGAGGCGGCGGTGATCAGGAAGGCTTCCTCGCGCGGGACGCCGCCGGTGGCGCCGCCCAGGCCGATCACGACGTGGCGGAGCGCCCGGTCGTCCATGTCCAGCGCCCGGTGGAAGGTGATCCGGCGCGGGTCGAGCGCCGGCTCGCCACCGTGGTGGAGGTGGTTGTCGATGAGCGCCGCCAGCAGGTTGTTGGCGGTGGTGATGGCGTGCAGGTCGCCGGTGAAGTGGAGGTTGATCCGGTCGGCGGGGACCAGGCTGGCCAGCCCCCCGCCGGTGGCGCCGCCCTTGGCGCCCAGCGCCGGGCCGAGGGAGGGCTCGCGCAGCGCCACCGCCGCGCGGTGTCCGAGCCTGCGCAGCGCGTCCGCCAGGCCGATGCTGGTCGTGGTCTTCCCTTCCCCGGCGGTGGTGGGCGTGATCGCCGTCACCAGCACCAGCCGGCCAGGAAGCCGCCCCAGCGGCCGCCCCGGCTCGCCGGTGACGCCCCGCCGCTCCAGCGCCTCCATCGTCACCTTGGCCACGTCGCGGCCGTACGGCTCCCACTCCGGCTCCTCCAGCCCCAGCTCCGCCGCCACCTCGGCGATGGGCCGGACCGAAGGGCGCGCAGGCGTCATCCGCGAGGAAGCTTTCACTGCCGTCGCCACTTCCTTCCGTGTCGGTGCTCACCCGTCTCTTCCGTCGCCAGAACCCCGCTCATTCTGGTGCCGCGCCGGCCCGCTGTCGATCGCTCCAGCGGGTCATGGCCGGGGCCCGCCTCCGCCACCCGCCGGCCGCGGCGCGTTCCACCGGTCACCCCGCAGGAAGCCTGCCCGGCGCAGCCTCCCCGATTCTGCACCGGAAGTGCACCGGAATCCGAGACCCCCTGCACGACCCCTGCGCGGGGCGTGCACGCCGCCCGGCTAGCCTGGGAGGCGAAGGAGGTCGAAACGATGCGCAACAGGCAAGGAGTCTGGATCGCGGCGCTGGCGTTGGTGGCGGTGGTCTCCGGCGTCGCCGGGTTTGGCCTGGCCGCCGCGACGACCCCGCGCGCCGCGGCGGCGCCGGCGCCGGTGAGCGCCCCGGTGCCGGCGCAGCCGCCGGCATCGACCGTGCTTCCCGCCCCGGGAGCAGGGTACGGGCCGGGGTACGGTCCCGCCTACGGTCCGGGCCGGATGACGGGGCTCTCGCCGCAGCAGTTCCGCGAGCAGGCCCGGACCTGCGTCCAGTGGATGGACCGCTGGCTCGAGAGCGACGGCTCACAGGGCACGGCGCCGCCGGCGCCCGCCGCACCTTCGGCGCCTTCGGGCAAGTAGGCGGAGGGGCGGATCGAAGAGGATGGGGTTGGGCAGCTTCTGGGCGCCGTGGATGGCCGGCGGCACGGGCGGCGACCGGGCCCTGGCCCTCTTGCGCGAGCGGCTGGCGCGCGGCGAGATCGACGAGGAGGAGGTCCGCCGGCGTCGGGCCGTCCTGAACGAGCGGGGAACATCGGGGGCTGCACCGGGGAAGGAGGATGACGCGTCATGATGGGGTGGTACGGGGGGCCGTGGGCCGGGGGCGGCTGGAGCGTCCTTTGGATGGCGCTGGGATGGCTGATCCCCCTGGCCATCATCGGCCTGATCGTCTGGCTGATCGTGCGGCGGCCCGGCGGCGGCGCCGTGCTGCCCGCCGAGCCGGCCGGAGACCGGGCGTTGGAGGTCCTGCGCGAGCGCTACGCCCGCGGTGAGATCACCGAGGAGGAGTACAAGCGCATGCGCGACGTGCTCAAGGACCGCTGAGGCGTGGCGCGGGGCCACGGTGCCGGCCGCTTCCGCACAGGGGCGGCCGGCACGGATCGAGCCCGTCCGGACCGCGGGCACGGTAGCTTGGGAGTCCGACACTTCGTTGACCGAGGAGGCCCCGATGAGCCTGCGCGTTCACTCCTCCTGATCCGCCCGGGGCAGCAACGGGAGGAACGCGCAGTGCTCACGGTCCGAGGGCTGCGGGAAAGAGCACCCTGCTCCGCGTGATCGCCGGCGAGATCGAGGTGCCGGCGGGTGTGCTGCGCTGGCTGGGCCGCCCCCCGCGCCTTCCCGGGCACCGTCGTCCCGGCCAGCCACGACCGGGCCCTCCTGGACGCGGTCTGCGAGCGCATCTTCCTGCTGGAGCGCGGCGCGCTGCGCGCCTACCGCGGCAACTCCAGCGCCTGCGCGGCGCAGGCGGGGGCGGAGCGGCGCGCGCAGGCGCGGGCCTACCGGTCCTGGCAGCGGGAGCGCGAGCGGCTCGAAGAGGCCGCCCGGCGCCACCGCCGCTGGGCCGAGAAGGCCCGCCGCGAGGCCGGCGAACGGAACCCTGCGGCCAAGAAGAGAGCTGCGGCGTTGATGAGGAAGGCCACCGCCACCGAGCGCCGCCTGGCCCGGCACGAGGCGACCCGGGTCTCGAAGCCCCGGGAGAGCCGGCGGCTGCGGATGCCCTGGAGACGCCGGGCCGCAGCTGGCGGCGCGTGGAGTACGCGGGCGAGTTGCGCAAGGCGGAGAAGGCGGGCCGGGGCCGCGCCGCCCCGGCTCAGCCGGCGCGCAGGCGGTAGCCGACGCCGAAGACGGTCTCGATGTAGCGCGGCGTCTCCGGGTCGTCGCCCAGCTTGCGGCGCAGGTTGCGGACGTGGCTGTCGATGGTCCGCTCCACCGCGTCGTCGGCGTGGAGGAGCGCCCGCTCCGCCAGCTGACCGCGGGAGAAGGCGCGCCCGGGCTCCCGCATCAGTGCCTCCAGAAGCCGGAACTCCGTCGGTGTGAGGTCGAGCAGGCGACCCTCCAGGGTGGCGCGATGCGCCACCGGGTCGAGCGCCAGCCCCCCGATGCGGAGGAGCGACGCCGCCGGGGGAGTCGCTTCCGGGGTGCCGGGGGCGGGTGCGGGCCCCCCGGCCGCGCCCAGCCGCCGCAGGACGGCCTCCGCCCGGGCCGCCAGCTCCGCCGGGCTGAAGGGCTTGGTGACGTAGTCGTCCGCCCCGAGGCGGAGGCCGGCCACCCGGTCGGCTTCCTCGCCGCGGGCGGTGAGGAGGATCACCCCGGTCCGACCGGCGGCCCGGATGCGCTGCAGGAGCTCGAGACCGGGGAGGCCGGGAAGCAGGAGGTCGAGGACGACCAGGTCGGGGTGGCTCTGATCGAAGGCCCGCCATGCCTCGTCCCCGTCGCCGGCCTCCCACACCTGGTGCCCGTCCCGCTCCAGGTAGGCGCGGACCACCCGGCGGATGGGCGCCTCGTCATCGACCACGAGCACGCGCGCCAGCCCCGTCACCCCCGTGGGCCATGCTTCTCTTCCTCCCGCCTGCACCCTATCTCCACACCGGCCAGCGCAGGCGGAACTCCGTCCAGCGCTCGGGGGGATCGCCCGCCAGCTCCGCTTCCTCGGGCAGGCTCGAGACCTCGATCCGCCCGCCGTGCATCTCCACCAGCCCGCGCACGATGGCCAGGCCGAGGCCCGCGCCGCCCGTGGCCCGCGCCCGGGAGCGCTCCGCCCGGTAGAAGCGGTCGAAGACGTGCCGGGCCTCCTCGGGCGCCAGCCCGGGCCCGCTGTTGCCCACCGACCAGAGGAGCGCCTGCCGCCCGCGCCCCGGACCCGGCCGCGGCTCCAGGACGGCCTCCACCCGGATCCTCCCGCCGGAGGGAGTGTAGCGG
This window contains:
- a CDS encoding metal-sulfur cluster assembly factor is translated as MAEATLPTEEQILNALRVVNDPEIGLNVVDLGLVYGVDIDDEGNVQIRMTLTFPGCPLGDQVTQDVQAALSIVPGVRDVRVEIVWEPLWTPDMMSEDAKRALGWAM
- the uvrC gene encoding excinuclease ABC subunit UvrC produces the protein MGEKQITSGTATAQAGGPEIQETLRQLPDQPGCYLFRDAAGQVIYVGKAVSLKNRVRSYFHNPAGLTPKVAAMVPQIARIETVVTDTETEALALECNLIKHYRPRFNVRLRDDKNYPYLRVDLNAEWPTIRLVRNMRGDGARYFGPFTNSGAVRETLRALRKVFPWRSCSDRRLAQGGPPCLYFHIHRCLAPCDGRVDRESYHAMMEELVAFLEGRRGELIQRLEKRMFEAAEEERYEQAAVYRDQLAALRQVTERQKIVSQALEDADVIALGRGEHAVWAQVLYVREGKVVDEAAFDLTGVEGESDAEVLGAFVKQYYAQAAQIPPQVLLDQPIDEREAIREWLRLRRRDLAGSPRLEVRVPRRGPRRELAAMARKNAQLLVEREEEEWARRRASTEGAVEQLRDWLDLPRPPHRIECFDISSTQGEEPVGSMVVFTDGKPSRSHYRRFRTQALEGPDDYDAMREVIYRRFRRALVERDPKFLPLPDLLLVDGGKGQLNAALEAMRLAGADPGRIPAFGIAKEKEWLFAPDRNDPIILPADSPALHLVQRSRDEAHRFAITYHRQRRSRATLRSLLEGVPGIGPKRTKALLRAFPSLEAMEQAGEEALARVPGMTRAAARQLLDMLRSRA
- a CDS encoding formate--tetrahydrofolate ligase, whose protein sequence is MTPARPSVRPIAEVAAELGLEEPEWEPYGRDVAKVTMEALERRGVTGEPGRPLGRLPGRLVLVTAITPTTAGEGKTTTSIGLADALRRLGHRAAVALREPSLGPALGAKGGATGGGLASLVPADRINLHFTGDLHAITTANNLLAALIDNHLHHGGEPALDPRRITFHRALDMDDRALRHVVIGLGGATGGVPREEAFLITAASEVMAVFCLASGTADLEARLGRILVGWSRDGQPVTAADLGAAPAMAALLGTALQPNLVQTLEGTPALVHGGPFANIAHGANSILATRLGLASAEITVTEAGFGSDLGAEKFADITARAGGFTPSAVVLVASVRALKLHGGVDRKALEREDLPALERGLPNLGAHLRIVEQMGVPVVVAVNRFPSDSEAELERVLAYCSEQGVPAALSEVYARGGEGGLALAERVLEALAASPGEAPFRPFYGEALPVTETLESLARRVYGASGVEYAKEAETALRQLERAGLDRLPVCVAKTQYSLSDDPKLGGTPRGPWTLHVRELRPSAGAGFVVALTGEILTMPGLPRHPAALSVRLGEDGRVEGIL
- a CDS encoding SHOCT domain-containing protein; this translates as MALGWLIPLAIIGLIVWLIVRRPGGGAVLPAEPAGDRALEVLRERYARGEITEEEYKRMRDVLKDR
- a CDS encoding response regulator transcription factor, which codes for MARVLVVDDEAPIRRVVRAYLERDGHQVWEAGDGDEAWRAFDQSHPDLVVLDLLLPGLPGLELLQRIRAAGRTGVILLTARGEEADRVAGLRLGADDYVTKPFSPAELAARAEAVLRRLGAAGGPAPAPGTPEATPPAASLLRIGGLALDPVAHRATLEGRLLDLTPTEFRLLEALMREPGRAFSRGQLAERALLHADDAVERTIDSHVRNLRRKLGDDPETPRYIETVFGVGYRLRAG